One segment of Triticum aestivum cultivar Chinese Spring chromosome 2A, IWGSC CS RefSeq v2.1, whole genome shotgun sequence DNA contains the following:
- the LOC123188022 gene encoding glycine-rich cell wall structural protein 1.8 isoform X1, whose product MAFASRMGIVLRRASGSSNSSLLQAVRCMSSSKLFVGGLSYATDDPTLRDAFSGYGDVIEARIIMDRESGRSKGFGFVTYASTEAAAAAISAMDGKDLHGRMIKVGYASDRAGGTRGGGYGTGNYGSGGYGGAGYGSGGGGYAGNGGGYRSGGYVSTGYGSGGGGYVGNGADYGSAGHASGGGYGNAGYGGYSGAAGGGEYSSMNNNAVAGGYGGGDGSYNNASNSGGSGGSYGSGGGIYNNASNSGGSSGGYGGGGGSYNNASNSGGSTGGYGGGGGIYNNASNSGGSAGGYGGGGGIYNNASNSGGSAGGYGGGGGSYNNASNSGGSAGVYGGGGGSYNNASNSGGSAGGYGGGGGSYNNANNSAGSAGSYGGGGGSYNNASNLGGSAGSYGGAGGYSFPNTYGVGNYNSGAGGNAVFGEKTGSFSSGHSAVAGGNNGSAGGNNFPNTYGAGNYNSGAGGNAVFGEKTGSFSSGHSAVAGGNNGSAGGNNFPNTYGAGNYNSGAGGNAVFGEKTDSFNSAVAGGDNGVNSAGGYNSPNTYGAGNYNSGAGGNAAFGESTGRFSSGNSAVAGGDNGINSAGGYNSPNTYGAGNYNSGAGGNAAFGESTGRFSSGNSAVAGGDNGVNSAGGYNSPNTYGAGNYNSGAGGNAAFGESTGRFSSGNSAVAGGDNGVNSAGGYNSPNTYGAGNYNSGAGGNAAFGESTGRFSSGNSAVAGGDNGVNSARGYNSPNTYGAGNYNSGAGGNNSGNFAGNVSGIGNFTGSRNGSSYAGGFGSAETLGASKVQYNGQDDLLGADYFSESEDRHAGRSA is encoded by the exons ATGGCTTTTGCTAGTAGGATGGGGATTGTGCTGAGGAGGGCCTCCGGGTCCTCGAATTCGTCGCTGCTCCAGGCAGTAAGGTGCATGTCTTCTTCCAAGCTTTTTGTTGGAG GACTATCATATGCCACAGATGACCCAACTCTCAGGGATGCCTTTTCTGGCTATGGGGACGTCATTGAAG CTAGAATCATCATGGACAGGGAGTCTGGCAGGTCAAAGGGATTTGGATTTGTTACTTATGCATCCACCGAAGCTGCCGCGGCTGCCATTAGTGCCATGGATGGCAAG GACCTTCACGGACGAATGATAAAGGTAGGCTACGCCAGTGACCGTGCTGGTGGGACACGTGGAGGTGGATACGGCACTGGTAATTATGGAAGTGGCGGATATGGCGGCGCGGGATATGGAAGCGGTGGCGGTGGATATGCTGGCAATGGTGGTGGTTACAGAAGTGGCGGATATGTCAGCACGGGAtatggaagtggtggtggtggataTGTGGGCAATGGTGCTGATTATGGAAGTGCAGGGCATGCCAGTGGTGGTGGATATGGTAATGCGGGATATGGTGGTTACAGTGGTGCTGCAGGCGGCGGCGAGTATTCTAGCATGAACAACAATGCTGTTGCTGGTGGCTATGGCGGTGGTGACGGAAGCTACAATAATGCCAGCAACTCGGGCGGAAGTGGTGGTAGCTATGGTAGTGGTGGTGGAATCTACAATAATGCGAGCAACTCTGGTGGAAGTTCTGGTGGctatggcggcggtggcggaagcTACAATAATGCCAGCAACTCGGGCGGAAGTACTGGTGGCtatggtggtggtggcggaatcTACAATAATGCCAGCAACTCAGGTGGAAGTGCTGGTGGCtatggtggtggtggcggaatcTACAATAATGCCAGCAACTCGGGTGGAAGTGCTggtggctacggcggcggtggcggaagcTACAATAATGCCAGCAACTCGGGTGGAAGTGCTGGTGtctacggcggcggtggcggaagcTACAATAATGCCAGCAACTCGGGTGGAAGTGCTggtggctacggcggcggtggcggaagcTACAATAATGCCAACAATTCGGCTGGAAGTGCTGGTAGCtacggcggtggtggtggaagctACAATAATGCCAGCAATTTGGGTGGAAGTGCTGGTAGCTACGGCGGCGCTGGTGGGTACAGTTTCCCCAACACATATGGCGTGGGCAATTACAACAGCGGAGCTGGCGGCAATGCAGTCTTCGGCGAAAAGACCGGCAGTTTCAGTAGTGGGCATTCTGCTGTTGCTGGTGGCAACAACGGCAGCGCTGGTGGGAACAATTTCCCCAACACGTATGGTGCCGGCAACTACAACAGCGGAGCTGGCGGCAATGCAGTCTTCGGCGAAAAGACCGGCAGTTTCAGCAGTGGGCATTCTGCTGTTGCTGGTGGCAACAACGGCAGCGCTGGTGGGAACAATTTCCCCAACACATATGGTGCAGGCAACTACAACAGTGGAGCTGGCGGCAATGCAGTCTTCGGCGAAAAGACCGACAGTTTCAATTCTGCTGTTGCTGGTGGCGACAACGGCGTCAACAGCGCTGGTGGGTACAATTCTCCCAACACCTATGGTGCCGGCAACTACAACAGTGGAGCTGGCGGCAATGCAGCCTTTGGCGAAAGCACTGGCCGTTTCAGCAGCGGGAATTCTGCTGTTGCTGGTGGCGACAACGGCATCAACAGCGCTGGTGGGTACAATTCTCCCAACACCTATGGTGCCGGCAACTACAACAGTGGAGCTGGCGGCAATGCAGCCTTTGGCGAAAGCACTGGCCGTTTCAGCAGCGGGAATTCTGCTGTTGCTGGTGGCGACAACGGCGTCAACAGCGCTGGTGGGTACAATTCTCCCAACACCTATGGTGCCGGCAACTACAACAGTGGAGCTGGCGGCAATGCAGCCTTTGGCGAAAGCACTGGCCGTTTCAGCAGCGGGAATTCTGCTGTTGCTGGTGGCGACAACGGCGTCAACAGCGCTGGTGGGTACAATTCTCCCAACACCTATGGTGCCGGCAACTACAACAGTGGAGCTGGCGGCAATGCAGCCTTTGGCGAAAGCACTGGCCGTTTCAGCAGCGGGAATTCTGCTGTTGCTGGTGGCGACAACGGCGTCAACAGCGCTCGTGGGTACAATTCTCCCAACACCTATGGCGCCGGCAACTACAACAGTGGAGCTGGTGGCAACAACAGCGGCAACTTTGCTGGAAATGTGAGCGGCATCGGCAACTTTACTGGCAGCCGCAATGGCAGCAGCTATGCCGGAGGATTTGGCAGCGCCGAGACCCTTGGAGCTAGCAAGGTGCAGTACAACGGCCAAGACGACCTGCTGGGTGCTGACTACTTCTCCGAGTCGGAGGACCGTCATGCGGGCAGGTCAGCGTAA
- the LOC123188022 gene encoding loricrin isoform X2 produces MDRESGRSKGFGFVTYASTEAAAAAISAMDGKDLHGRMIKVGYASDRAGGTRGGGYGTGNYGSGGYGGAGYGSGGGGYAGNGGGYRSGGYVSTGYGSGGGGYVGNGADYGSAGHASGGGYGNAGYGGYSGAAGGGEYSSMNNNAVAGGYGGGDGSYNNASNSGGSGGSYGSGGGIYNNASNSGGSSGGYGGGGGSYNNASNSGGSTGGYGGGGGIYNNASNSGGSAGGYGGGGGIYNNASNSGGSAGGYGGGGGSYNNASNSGGSAGVYGGGGGSYNNASNSGGSAGGYGGGGGSYNNANNSAGSAGSYGGGGGSYNNASNLGGSAGSYGGAGGYSFPNTYGVGNYNSGAGGNAVFGEKTGSFSSGHSAVAGGNNGSAGGNNFPNTYGAGNYNSGAGGNAVFGEKTGSFSSGHSAVAGGNNGSAGGNNFPNTYGAGNYNSGAGGNAVFGEKTDSFNSAVAGGDNGVNSAGGYNSPNTYGAGNYNSGAGGNAAFGESTGRFSSGNSAVAGGDNGINSAGGYNSPNTYGAGNYNSGAGGNAAFGESTGRFSSGNSAVAGGDNGVNSAGGYNSPNTYGAGNYNSGAGGNAAFGESTGRFSSGNSAVAGGDNGVNSAGGYNSPNTYGAGNYNSGAGGNAAFGESTGRFSSGNSAVAGGDNGVNSARGYNSPNTYGAGNYNSGAGGNNSGNFAGNVSGIGNFTGSRNGSSYAGGFGSAETLGASKVQYNGQDDLLGADYFSESEDRHAGRSA; encoded by the exons ATGGACAGGGAGTCTGGCAGGTCAAAGGGATTTGGATTTGTTACTTATGCATCCACCGAAGCTGCCGCGGCTGCCATTAGTGCCATGGATGGCAAG GACCTTCACGGACGAATGATAAAGGTAGGCTACGCCAGTGACCGTGCTGGTGGGACACGTGGAGGTGGATACGGCACTGGTAATTATGGAAGTGGCGGATATGGCGGCGCGGGATATGGAAGCGGTGGCGGTGGATATGCTGGCAATGGTGGTGGTTACAGAAGTGGCGGATATGTCAGCACGGGAtatggaagtggtggtggtggataTGTGGGCAATGGTGCTGATTATGGAAGTGCAGGGCATGCCAGTGGTGGTGGATATGGTAATGCGGGATATGGTGGTTACAGTGGTGCTGCAGGCGGCGGCGAGTATTCTAGCATGAACAACAATGCTGTTGCTGGTGGCTATGGCGGTGGTGACGGAAGCTACAATAATGCCAGCAACTCGGGCGGAAGTGGTGGTAGCTATGGTAGTGGTGGTGGAATCTACAATAATGCGAGCAACTCTGGTGGAAGTTCTGGTGGctatggcggcggtggcggaagcTACAATAATGCCAGCAACTCGGGCGGAAGTACTGGTGGCtatggtggtggtggcggaatcTACAATAATGCCAGCAACTCAGGTGGAAGTGCTGGTGGCtatggtggtggtggcggaatcTACAATAATGCCAGCAACTCGGGTGGAAGTGCTggtggctacggcggcggtggcggaagcTACAATAATGCCAGCAACTCGGGTGGAAGTGCTGGTGtctacggcggcggtggcggaagcTACAATAATGCCAGCAACTCGGGTGGAAGTGCTggtggctacggcggcggtggcggaagcTACAATAATGCCAACAATTCGGCTGGAAGTGCTGGTAGCtacggcggtggtggtggaagctACAATAATGCCAGCAATTTGGGTGGAAGTGCTGGTAGCTACGGCGGCGCTGGTGGGTACAGTTTCCCCAACACATATGGCGTGGGCAATTACAACAGCGGAGCTGGCGGCAATGCAGTCTTCGGCGAAAAGACCGGCAGTTTCAGTAGTGGGCATTCTGCTGTTGCTGGTGGCAACAACGGCAGCGCTGGTGGGAACAATTTCCCCAACACGTATGGTGCCGGCAACTACAACAGCGGAGCTGGCGGCAATGCAGTCTTCGGCGAAAAGACCGGCAGTTTCAGCAGTGGGCATTCTGCTGTTGCTGGTGGCAACAACGGCAGCGCTGGTGGGAACAATTTCCCCAACACATATGGTGCAGGCAACTACAACAGTGGAGCTGGCGGCAATGCAGTCTTCGGCGAAAAGACCGACAGTTTCAATTCTGCTGTTGCTGGTGGCGACAACGGCGTCAACAGCGCTGGTGGGTACAATTCTCCCAACACCTATGGTGCCGGCAACTACAACAGTGGAGCTGGCGGCAATGCAGCCTTTGGCGAAAGCACTGGCCGTTTCAGCAGCGGGAATTCTGCTGTTGCTGGTGGCGACAACGGCATCAACAGCGCTGGTGGGTACAATTCTCCCAACACCTATGGTGCCGGCAACTACAACAGTGGAGCTGGCGGCAATGCAGCCTTTGGCGAAAGCACTGGCCGTTTCAGCAGCGGGAATTCTGCTGTTGCTGGTGGCGACAACGGCGTCAACAGCGCTGGTGGGTACAATTCTCCCAACACCTATGGTGCCGGCAACTACAACAGTGGAGCTGGCGGCAATGCAGCCTTTGGCGAAAGCACTGGCCGTTTCAGCAGCGGGAATTCTGCTGTTGCTGGTGGCGACAACGGCGTCAACAGCGCTGGTGGGTACAATTCTCCCAACACCTATGGTGCCGGCAACTACAACAGTGGAGCTGGCGGCAATGCAGCCTTTGGCGAAAGCACTGGCCGTTTCAGCAGCGGGAATTCTGCTGTTGCTGGTGGCGACAACGGCGTCAACAGCGCTCGTGGGTACAATTCTCCCAACACCTATGGCGCCGGCAACTACAACAGTGGAGCTGGTGGCAACAACAGCGGCAACTTTGCTGGAAATGTGAGCGGCATCGGCAACTTTACTGGCAGCCGCAATGGCAGCAGCTATGCCGGAGGATTTGGCAGCGCCGAGACCCTTGGAGCTAGCAAGGTGCAGTACAACGGCCAAGACGACCTGCTGGGTGCTGACTACTTCTCCGAGTCGGAGGACCGTCATGCGGGCAGGTCAGCGTAA